A section of the Tamandua tetradactyla isolate mTamTet1 chromosome 4, mTamTet1.pri, whole genome shotgun sequence genome encodes:
- the LPAR6 gene encoding lysophosphatidic acid receptor 6 codes for MVSINSSSCSYNDSFKYTLYGCMFSMVFVLGLISNCVAIYIFICTLKVRNETTTYMVNLAMSDLLFVFTLPFRIFYFATRNWPFGDLLCKISVMLFYTNMYGSILFLTCISVDRFLAIVYPFKSKTLRTKRNAKTVCIVVWLTVMGGSAPAVFFQSTHSQGNNTSEACFENFPEATWKTYLSRIVIFIEIVGFFIPLILNVTCSTMVLRILNKPVTLSRSKINKTKILKMIFVHLVIFCFCFVPYNINLIFYSLMRTQTFVNCSVVAAVRTMYPITLCIAVSNCCFDPIIYYFTSDTIQNSIKMKNWSVRRNDSRFSGVQGTENFIQHNIQTLKTKIFDNESTI; via the coding sequence ATGGTAAGCATTAACAGCTCCAGCTGCTCCTATAATGACTCTTTTAAGTATACTTTGTACGGGTGCATGTTTAGTATGGTGTTTGTGCTTGGGTTAATATCCAATTGTGTGGCCATATACATTTTCATCTGCACACTCAAAGTGCGAAATGAAACTACAACTTATATGGTTAACTTGGCAATGTCAgacttgctttttgtttttactttaccCTTCAGGATTTTTTACTTTGCAACACGGAATTGGCCATTTGGAGATTTACTCTGTAAAATTTCAGTGATGTTGTTTTATACCAACATGTATGGAAGCATTCTGTTCTTAACCTGTATTAGTGTAGATCGATTTCTGGCAATCGTCTACCCATTTAAGTCAAAGACTCTAAGAACCAAGCGAAATGCAAAAACTGTGTGCATTGTTGTGTGGCTAACCGTGATGGGAGGCAGTGCACCAGCAGTTTTTTTTCAGTCTACTCACTCTCAAGGTAACAATACCTCTGAAGCctgctttgaaaattttccaGAAGCCACATGGAAAACATATCTCTCAAGAATTGTAATTTTCATTGAAATAGTGGGATTTTTTATTCCTCTAATTTTAAACGTAACCTGTTCTACTATGGTgctaagaattttaaataaacctGTTACATTAAGtagaagcaaaataaacaaaactaagattttaaaaatgattttcgtACATTTGGTCATATTCTGTTTCTGCTTTGTGCCTTATAATATCAACcttattttctattctcttaTGAGAACACAAACATTTGTGAATTGCTCAGTAGTGGCAGCAGTAAGGACAATGTACCCCATCACTCTCTGCATTGCTGTTTCAAACTGTTGTTTTGACCCTATAATTTACTACTTTACATCGGACACAATTCagaattcaataaaaatgaaaaactggtcTGTTAGGAGAAATGATTCCAGATTCTCTGGAGTTCAAGGAACAGAGAACTTTATTCAACACAACATACAGACCTTAAAAACTAAGATATTTGACAATGAATCTACAATATAA